A genome region from Cognatishimia activa includes the following:
- the pheT gene encoding phenylalanine--tRNA ligase subunit beta, whose product MKFTLSWLKDHLDTDASLDEILDALTDLGLEVEGVANPAERLSEFTIAKVNAAEKHPDADKLKVCQVETDEGVKQIVCGAPNAREGITVVLCKPGSYIPGLDITIKVGNIRGVESHGMMASERELELSDEHNGIIELPSGEVGQKFVDWLAENDPAKVDPVIEIAITPNRPDALGVRGVALDLAARGLGKMKPAKTADVTGTFDSPISVTIDEDTRENGCFVFGGRLIKGVKNGPSPEWLQDRLKAIGLRPISTLVDITNFFTYDRNRPLHVFDADKVKGNLRIHRAKAGETLVGLDEKEYTFGDGQVVISDDEGIESIAGIMGGLETACTEDTVNVFLEAAYWDHIQIATTGRALKINSDARYRNERGIDPGFNMEALDLATQMIMDLCGGEPSNVVVAGEVPNVSRAYKLDTDRVQSLVGMTIPAEEQRATLEALGFTLDGDMANVPSWRPDVLGEADLVEEVARVASLTKLKGKPLPRVTAGIPGQILTPIQKREQIARRTTAALGYNECVTYSFIDQSAAELFGGGSDATMLENPISSEMSHMRPSLLPGLLQAAARNQARGFMDLALFECGPVFHGGEPGEQENLVTGILVGRTMSKDIHGESRPVDVFDAKADMEAVLEALGAPAKLTFNRSTNGWWHPGRSTKVGLGPKKILGAFGELHPKTIEAMDVKGPVVAFAIHIAEIPMPRKSGATRPAFSVSDLQAVERDFAFVVDSSVEAINLVNAAGGADKELIESVRVFDEFTGEKAEAQMGEGKKSIAVTVRLQPSEATLKEKDIEAVSAKIVAKVEKATGGTLRG is encoded by the coding sequence ATGAAATTCACGCTTTCCTGGTTGAAAGACCACCTGGACACAGACGCTTCTCTTGACGAGATTCTCGACGCCCTGACCGACCTTGGTCTTGAGGTGGAAGGGGTTGCGAACCCTGCCGAGCGCCTGTCTGAATTTACCATCGCAAAGGTCAATGCGGCCGAGAAACATCCGGATGCGGACAAGCTGAAGGTCTGCCAAGTCGAGACCGACGAAGGCGTCAAACAGATCGTCTGCGGCGCGCCCAATGCGCGCGAAGGGATCACCGTCGTTCTGTGTAAGCCGGGCTCGTATATTCCGGGTCTCGATATCACCATCAAGGTGGGCAATATCCGCGGTGTTGAAAGCCACGGTATGATGGCGTCTGAGCGCGAGCTGGAGCTGTCTGACGAGCACAATGGCATCATCGAACTGCCTTCTGGTGAGGTTGGTCAGAAGTTCGTCGATTGGTTGGCTGAAAATGACCCGGCCAAGGTCGATCCAGTGATCGAAATCGCGATTACGCCAAACCGTCCGGATGCTTTGGGCGTACGTGGCGTGGCGCTGGATCTCGCAGCGCGGGGTCTAGGCAAGATGAAGCCTGCTAAGACGGCTGATGTGACCGGTACGTTCGACAGTCCGATCTCTGTCACCATCGACGAAGACACCCGCGAAAACGGCTGTTTCGTGTTCGGCGGGCGTCTGATCAAAGGCGTGAAGAACGGTCCAAGCCCTGAGTGGCTGCAGGATCGCCTCAAGGCCATCGGCCTGCGTCCGATTTCGACTTTGGTGGATATCACCAACTTCTTCACCTACGACCGCAACCGCCCTCTGCACGTCTTTGACGCCGATAAGGTCAAAGGCAATCTGCGCATTCACCGCGCCAAAGCGGGCGAGACCCTCGTGGGTTTGGACGAGAAAGAATACACCTTCGGCGACGGTCAGGTCGTGATCTCTGATGACGAAGGCATCGAGAGCATCGCGGGCATTATGGGCGGTCTGGAAACCGCCTGTACCGAGGACACCGTGAACGTCTTCCTAGAGGCCGCCTATTGGGATCACATCCAGATTGCGACCACGGGACGGGCTCTGAAAATCAACTCTGATGCGCGCTATCGCAACGAACGTGGCATCGACCCGGGCTTCAATATGGAGGCACTGGATCTGGCGACGCAGATGATCATGGATCTTTGTGGTGGTGAGCCGTCTAACGTTGTCGTCGCAGGCGAAGTGCCGAACGTGAGCCGCGCCTATAAGCTCGACACCGACCGTGTACAGTCCTTGGTTGGCATGACCATCCCAGCCGAGGAACAGCGCGCCACTTTGGAAGCGCTTGGCTTTACGCTGGATGGCGATATGGCCAATGTGCCGAGCTGGCGTCCCGATGTTCTGGGAGAGGCTGATCTTGTCGAAGAAGTCGCGCGGGTTGCCTCGCTGACGAAGCTCAAGGGCAAGCCACTTCCACGCGTCACCGCGGGCATTCCCGGACAGATTCTAACCCCGATCCAAAAGCGTGAACAGATCGCACGGCGCACCACGGCGGCGCTGGGCTACAATGAATGCGTGACCTATAGCTTCATCGACCAATCCGCCGCCGAGCTGTTTGGCGGTGGCTCTGATGCGACGATGCTGGAAAACCCGATCTCCTCGGAAATGAGCCACATGCGCCCGTCCTTGCTGCCGGGTCTGTTGCAGGCCGCAGCCCGCAACCAAGCGCGTGGGTTCATGGATTTGGCTCTGTTTGAATGTGGCCCAGTGTTCCACGGCGGAGAGCCGGGCGAGCAGGAAAACCTCGTCACAGGTATTCTTGTGGGCCGCACCATGTCCAAAGACATCCATGGCGAAAGCCGTCCGGTCGATGTGTTTGACGCCAAAGCCGATATGGAAGCCGTGCTCGAGGCGCTGGGTGCACCTGCGAAGCTGACGTTCAACCGCTCCACCAATGGGTGGTGGCACCCGGGTCGCTCGACCAAGGTTGGTCTGGGCCCGAAAAAGATCCTCGGCGCTTTTGGCGAGTTGCATCCGAAAACCATCGAAGCCATGGACGTCAAAGGCCCGGTTGTTGCCTTCGCGATCCACATCGCCGAGATCCCAATGCCGCGCAAATCCGGCGCGACGCGTCCGGCCTTCAGCGTCAGCGATTTGCAGGCGGTCGAGCGTGACTTTGCCTTTGTGGTCGACAGCTCCGTCGAAGCGATCAATTTGGTGAATGCCGCAGGTGGCGCTGACAAAGAACTGATCGAGTCCGTGCGTGTCTTTGACGAGTTCACCGGCGAAAAGGCCGAAGCGCAGATGGGCGAAGGCAAGAAATCCATCGCTGTGACCGTACGCCTTCAGCCGTCTGAAGCGACCTTGAAAGAAAAAGACATCGAGGCGGTCTCTGCCAAGATCGTTGCCAAGGTCGAGAAAGCCACGGGCGGCACGCTGCGCGGCTAA
- a CDS encoding GNAT family N-acetyltransferase, translated as MIIRPEAAEDAETLFALTQRAFSQMPYSDGSEGRILNDLRSDGDLTLSLVAEDGGTIVGHVAFSPVRINGEDCGWFGLGPISVAPERQREGIGRKLVDAGLSILEQRGASGCALIGDPALYSKLGFRCNKRLTYGEVPPEVVQFKTLSGQDPEGQLTFAPAFDPKP; from the coding sequence ATGATCATTCGGCCCGAAGCGGCAGAAGATGCGGAAACACTCTTTGCCCTCACGCAACGCGCATTTTCACAAATGCCCTACAGCGACGGCTCGGAAGGGCGTATTCTGAACGACCTGCGGTCTGATGGCGATTTGACCCTGTCCTTGGTTGCGGAAGACGGTGGAACGATTGTCGGTCACGTGGCCTTTTCACCCGTGCGGATCAACGGCGAAGACTGCGGCTGGTTCGGTCTGGGCCCGATCTCGGTTGCGCCTGAACGGCAACGCGAGGGCATCGGGCGCAAATTGGTGGACGCCGGTTTAAGCATTCTTGAACAGAGAGGTGCATCCGGCTGCGCGCTGATCGGCGATCCGGCGCTTTACTCGAAACTCGGATTTCGTTGCAACAAGCGGCTGACCTATGGCGAGGTGCCGCCAGAGGTCGTGCAATTCAAAACTTTGTCGGGACAGGATCCCGAAGGCCAGCTCACGTTTGCGCCGGCCTTCGATCCAAAACCTTAG